One window from the genome of Streptococcus salivarius encodes:
- a CDS encoding PLP-dependent aminotransferase family protein encodes MSIYQDIVETIIKDIQNGTLKKGSKLPSIRQLSQTYACSKDTAQRALLELKYQNYIYAVPKSGYYVLEGRNEVDNKVLLNLNDYNQLAYEDFKLCLDESLAGHQDYLFNYYHEQAGLKDLLEALKSRLIADDIYVNSDQIVITSGSQQALYILSQMDFGNGGHKILLEQPTYHRMNQLVNRQNLAYETINRGFDGLDFDRLEEYFKSGQIKFFYTISRYSNPLGLSYNASEKEKLAQLANQYNVYIVEDDYMGDFSDSKNLPIHYYDTQNQTIYIKSFSMTLFPGLRLGSLVLPPNLKSTFLSHKGLIDYDTNLIMQKALSVYLENGMFQKNIKKLDDLFQQNMAKSQAIIDKSKVSIPYQISPRHVTWQLPKEFSLEKFKAHKQIRFLESSFIRPTSETYLQIGHGQELESFIKILKKTE; translated from the coding sequence ATGAGTATTTATCAAGATATTGTCGAGACCATTATAAAAGATATCCAAAATGGTACTTTAAAAAAAGGGAGTAAGCTCCCCTCTATTCGTCAACTTAGCCAGACTTATGCCTGTAGTAAGGATACAGCTCAAAGAGCACTCTTGGAACTCAAATATCAAAACTATATTTACGCCGTACCCAAAAGTGGCTATTATGTTCTCGAAGGACGCAATGAAGTCGATAATAAGGTCCTTCTTAACCTTAATGATTACAATCAATTGGCCTACGAGGATTTTAAACTTTGTTTGGATGAAAGTTTGGCGGGTCATCAGGACTACCTCTTCAACTATTATCATGAACAAGCTGGACTCAAAGATTTGCTTGAAGCCTTAAAGAGTCGATTAATTGCTGACGATATTTATGTCAATTCAGATCAGATTGTCATAACCTCAGGAAGTCAACAGGCCCTCTACATCCTTTCACAGATGGATTTTGGTAATGGTGGCCACAAAATTCTTTTAGAACAACCTACCTATCATCGCATGAACCAGCTTGTCAACCGTCAAAATCTAGCTTACGAGACGATTAACCGTGGTTTTGATGGTTTGGATTTTGACCGCTTGGAAGAGTACTTTAAATCTGGACAGATTAAGTTCTTCTATACTATCAGTCGTTACTCCAATCCTCTCGGATTAAGCTATAATGCTAGCGAAAAAGAAAAGCTAGCCCAACTTGCCAATCAGTATAATGTTTATATCGTCGAGGATGACTATATGGGAGACTTTAGTGATAGTAAAAATCTCCCTATTCACTACTATGATACTCAAAATCAGACCATCTATATCAAATCCTTCTCCATGACCCTTTTTCCAGGTTTGCGCCTAGGTAGCCTTGTTTTACCACCTAATCTTAAGTCTACCTTTTTGAGCCACAAGGGACTTATTGACTATGATACCAATCTCATCATGCAAAAAGCACTTTCCGTTTATCTCGAAAATGGCATGTTCCAAAAAAACATTAAGAAGCTGGATGACCTCTTTCAACAAAATATGGCTAAAAGTCAAGCAATCATTGACAAATCTAAGGTTAGCATTCCTTATCAGATTTCCCCTAGGCATGTGACCTGGCAACTTCCTAAAGAGTTTTCACTCGAAAAATTCAAAGCCCACAAGCAGATTCGCTTTTTAGAATCCTCCTTTATTAGACCAACTTCTGAAACTTATCTGCAGATAGGTCATGGACAGGAACTGGAATCCTTTATAAAAATTTTAAAAAAGACAGAGTGA
- a CDS encoding ATP cone domain-containing protein — translation MQIIKRNGQVAEFDPDKIYQAILKAAQTVYVLDDTWRQNLAQVTKKVVLDLQDAQVERPTINMIQSLVENRLMEAGFINIAEHYISYRLQRDLERNGYGDKVIVHLRFEQTK, via the coding sequence ATGCAAATTATTAAACGTAATGGTCAAGTTGCTGAATTTGATCCTGATAAAATTTACCAAGCCATCTTAAAAGCAGCACAGACTGTGTATGTTCTCGACGATACTTGGCGCCAAAACCTTGCTCAAGTTACGAAAAAAGTAGTGCTTGATCTTCAAGATGCTCAGGTAGAACGCCCAACCATTAACATGATTCAGTCATTGGTTGAAAATCGTCTCATGGAAGCAGGCTTTATCAACATTGCTGAGCACTATATTTCATACCGTTTGCAACGAGATTTGGAGCGTAACGGTTATGGTGACAAAGTAATTGTACACCTACGCTTTGAGCAGACTAAATAA
- the pheT gene encoding phenylalanine--tRNA ligase subunit beta, with the protein MIMLVSYKWLKELVDVDVTTAELAEKMSTTGIEVEGVETPAEGLSKLVVGHVLSCEDVPETHLHLCQVDTGDAEGPRQIVCGAPNVTAGIKVIVAIPGARIADNYKIKKGKIRGMESLGMICSLAELGLPDSIIPKEFADGIQILPEDAVPGDSIFPYLDLDDEIIELSITPNRADALSMRGVAHEVAAIYGKSVHFPEKTVTEDSKPASDKISVAIESDKVATYASRVVENVTVQPSPQWLQNLLMNAGIRPINNVVDVTNYVLLYFGQPMHAFDLDKFEDSRIVARDAREGEKLVTLDGEERELTTEDIVITVADKPVALAGVMGGASTEIDNNSKNVVLEAAVFDGKSIRKTSSRLNLRSESSSRFEKGINNDTVLEALDFAAAMLQELANGTVLAGRVQAGSVDTEPVQVSTSLDYVNVRLGTELTFADIEDVFAKLGFGLTGDADKFTVSVPRRRWDISIQADLVEEIARIYGYEKLPTTLPEAAGTAGELTETQALRRKVRSIAEGAGLTEIISYALTTPEKAVEFAATPSNLTELMWPMTVDRSALRQNMVSGMLDTVAYNVNRKNSNVAIYEIGKVFEQKGNPKEELPNEINTFAFAISGLVAEKDFQTKATPVDFFYAKGIVEALFDKLEVSVDYVPTKDLASMHPGRTAAIVLDGQTIGFLGQVHPQTAKNYGIPETYVAEINLSAVEAALQPDQPFVEITKFPAVSRDIALLLKAEITHQEVLDAIYSAGVKRLVAVKLFDVYAGEKLGAGMKSMAYSLTFQNPNDNLTDEEVAKYMEKITKALTEKVKAEVR; encoded by the coding sequence ATAATTATGCTAGTTAGTTATAAATGGTTAAAAGAGTTGGTTGATGTGGATGTTACCACTGCTGAACTCGCTGAAAAAATGTCGACGACAGGTATTGAAGTGGAAGGTGTTGAAACACCTGCTGAAGGCTTGTCTAAATTGGTTGTTGGTCATGTCTTGTCATGTGAAGATGTGCCTGAAACACACTTGCACTTGTGTCAAGTAGATACAGGAGATGCTGAAGGTCCACGTCAAATTGTTTGTGGAGCTCCAAATGTCACTGCTGGAATCAAGGTAATTGTTGCCATTCCTGGTGCACGCATTGCGGACAATTACAAAATTAAAAAAGGGAAGATTCGAGGCATGGAATCTCTCGGTATGATCTGTTCTTTGGCAGAACTTGGACTTCCAGATAGCATTATTCCTAAGGAATTTGCAGATGGAATCCAAATTTTGCCTGAAGATGCTGTTCCTGGAGATAGCATTTTCCCATATCTCGACCTTGATGATGAAATCATCGAATTGTCAATCACACCTAACCGTGCGGATGCTCTTTCTATGCGTGGTGTGGCCCATGAAGTCGCTGCAATCTATGGTAAATCTGTTCACTTCCCAGAAAAAACAGTCACAGAAGACAGCAAGCCAGCTTCTGATAAGATTTCAGTAGCTATCGAAAGCGATAAAGTGGCTACTTATGCTAGCCGTGTGGTTGAGAATGTTACTGTTCAACCAAGTCCACAATGGTTACAAAACCTTCTTATGAATGCTGGTATCCGTCCAATCAACAATGTGGTAGATGTGACAAACTATGTTCTTCTTTACTTTGGACAACCAATGCACGCCTTTGATTTGGACAAATTTGAAGATTCACGAATCGTTGCCCGTGATGCCCGTGAGGGTGAAAAATTGGTGACTCTCGATGGTGAAGAACGTGAATTGACTACTGAAGATATTGTTATTACAGTTGCTGACAAACCAGTTGCCCTAGCAGGTGTTATGGGTGGCGCTTCAACTGAAATTGACAACAATTCTAAAAATGTTGTTCTCGAAGCTGCTGTATTTGATGGTAAATCAATTCGTAAGACAAGTAGTCGCCTCAACCTTCGTTCAGAATCATCATCACGTTTTGAAAAAGGTATCAATAACGATACTGTCCTTGAAGCGCTTGATTTTGCTGCAGCAATGTTGCAAGAATTGGCAAATGGAACGGTGCTTGCAGGCCGTGTTCAAGCGGGATCAGTTGATACAGAGCCAGTTCAAGTTTCTACAAGTCTTGACTATGTGAATGTTCGCCTTGGTACAGAATTGACTTTTGCAGATATTGAAGATGTCTTTGCGAAACTTGGTTTTGGATTGACAGGTGATGCCGATAAATTCACAGTATCTGTACCACGTCGTCGTTGGGATATCAGTATCCAAGCAGACCTGGTTGAGGAAATTGCACGTATCTACGGCTATGAAAAATTGCCTACGACACTTCCAGAAGCAGCAGGAACGGCCGGTGAATTGACTGAAACACAAGCACTTCGCCGTAAGGTTCGTAGCATTGCTGAAGGTGCTGGATTGACTGAAATCATCTCATATGCTTTGACAACACCTGAAAAAGCCGTTGAATTTGCTGCGACACCAAGTAATTTGACTGAGTTGATGTGGCCAATGACTGTTGACCGTTCAGCTCTCCGTCAGAATATGGTTTCTGGCATGCTTGATACTGTTGCTTACAATGTTAACCGTAAGAATAGTAACGTTGCCATTTACGAAATCGGTAAGGTCTTTGAACAAAAGGGTAATCCAAAAGAGGAATTGCCAAATGAAATCAATACCTTTGCCTTCGCTATTTCTGGTCTTGTAGCTGAAAAAGATTTCCAAACCAAAGCAACGCCAGTTGATTTCTTCTATGCCAAAGGTATTGTTGAAGCACTCTTTGATAAACTTGAAGTTTCAGTTGACTATGTACCAACAAAAGACCTAGCAAGCATGCACCCAGGTCGTACAGCTGCTATTGTGCTTGATGGTCAAACGATTGGATTCCTTGGTCAAGTTCACCCACAAACTGCCAAAAACTATGGCATTCCTGAGACTTATGTGGCTGAAATTAACCTTAGTGCTGTAGAAGCTGCCTTGCAACCAGATCAACCATTTGTTGAAATCACAAAATTCCCTGCAGTATCACGTGATATTGCCCTTCTTCTCAAGGCAGAAATAACTCATCAAGAAGTTCTGGATGCTATCTACTCTGCAGGAGTCAAACGCTTGGTTGCTGTTAAACTCTTCGACGTTTACGCAGGTGAAAAACTTGGTGCAGGTATGAAATCAATGGCTTATAGCCTTACCTTCCAAAATCCAAATGACAACCTCACAGATGAAGAAGTTGCCAAATACATGGAAAAAATTACTAAAGCTCTCACTGAAAAAGTTAAAGCAGAAGTACGTTAA
- a CDS encoding GNAT family N-acetyltransferase, with protein sequence MTVVIRKVLPEEVEELKVISEDTFRETFAHDNTDSQLQAYFDTALSEEVLLDEITHEESRYFFIIVDDEKAGFLKTNVGSAQTEQHLDNAFEIQRIYISQAFQGMGLGKQLFEFALQEARDLGCDWAWLGVWERNFKAQIFYDKYGFEKFSEHNFPVGDGKVDCDWLLKLKL encoded by the coding sequence ATGACGGTTGTTATTCGAAAGGTTCTTCCCGAAGAGGTTGAAGAATTAAAAGTTATCTCGGAAGATACTTTTAGGGAGACATTTGCTCATGATAATACAGACTCCCAGTTGCAAGCTTACTTTGACACTGCACTGTCTGAGGAAGTTCTGCTCGATGAAATTACTCATGAAGAATCGCGTTACTTTTTCATTATAGTTGATGATGAAAAGGCAGGTTTTCTAAAAACTAATGTCGGATCTGCCCAAACAGAGCAGCATTTGGACAATGCCTTTGAAATTCAACGAATTTATATCAGTCAGGCCTTCCAAGGGATGGGTTTGGGTAAGCAACTCTTTGAATTTGCATTGCAGGAAGCCCGTGATCTAGGTTGTGATTGGGCCTGGTTGGGTGTTTGGGAAAGAAATTTCAAAGCACAGATTTTTTACGATAAATATGGCTTTGAAAAATTTTCAGAACACAATTTTCCGGTTGGTGACGGTAAAGTAGACTGTGACTGGTTGCTTAAATTAAAACTATAA
- the pheS gene encoding phenylalanine--tRNA ligase subunit alpha, which yields MDLQTQLQELKTSTQAKLAEMRGEHSKELQELRVAVLGKKGSLTDLLKGLKDLPNEERPKVGKMVNEVRDVLTEAFDEAAKIVEAAKIQAQLDSESLDVTLPGRQVKLGNRHILSQTAEEIEDIFLGMGFQIVDGFEVETDYYNFERMNLPKDHPARDMQDTFYITEEILFRTHTSPVQARTLDKHDFSKGPLKMISPGRVFRRDTDDATHSHQFHQIEGLVVGKNISMGDLKGTLEMIIQKMFGAERQIRLRPSYFPFTEPSVEVDVSCFKCGGKGCNVCKKTGWIEILGAGMVHPQVLEMSGVDSEEYSGFAFGLGQERIAMLRYGINDIRGFYQGDVRFSEQFK from the coding sequence ATGGATTTACAAACACAATTGCAAGAGTTGAAAACATCAACGCAGGCTAAATTGGCTGAAATGCGTGGTGAACACTCTAAAGAATTACAAGAATTGCGTGTTGCAGTTTTAGGTAAAAAAGGCTCTTTGACGGATCTTTTGAAGGGACTTAAAGACCTTCCTAATGAAGAGCGCCCTAAAGTTGGTAAAATGGTCAACGAAGTTCGTGACGTTTTGACTGAAGCTTTTGACGAAGCAGCTAAAATTGTTGAAGCAGCTAAAATTCAAGCACAACTTGACTCTGAAAGTCTTGACGTAACTCTTCCAGGACGCCAAGTCAAACTCGGGAACCGTCATATTCTTAGCCAAACAGCTGAGGAAATCGAAGACATTTTCTTGGGGATGGGCTTCCAAATCGTTGATGGTTTTGAAGTTGAGACTGACTATTATAACTTTGAACGTATGAACTTGCCTAAGGACCACCCAGCGCGTGACATGCAAGATACTTTCTATATTACGGAAGAAATTTTGTTTCGTACTCACACAAGTCCTGTTCAAGCTCGTACGCTTGATAAACACGATTTTTCTAAAGGTCCACTTAAGATGATCTCACCAGGACGTGTTTTCCGTCGTGATACAGATGATGCTACTCACAGTCACCAGTTCCACCAAATCGAAGGTTTGGTCGTTGGTAAAAACATCTCAATGGGTGATCTTAAGGGAACGCTTGAGATGATTATCCAAAAAATGTTTGGTGCAGAACGTCAAATCCGTTTGCGTCCTTCTTACTTCCCATTCACTGAGCCTTCAGTTGAGGTTGACGTGTCATGCTTCAAGTGTGGTGGTAAAGGATGTAACGTATGTAAGAAGACAGGTTGGATTGAGATCCTTGGTGCTGGTATGGTTCACCCACAAGTGCTTGAGATGTCAGGTGTTGATTCTGAAGAATATTCAGGTTTCGCCTTTGGTCTTGGTCAAGAACGTATTGCCATGCTCCGTTATGGAATAAATGATATTCGTGGTTTCTACCAAGGAGACGTTCGATTCTCAGAACAGTTTAAATAA
- a CDS encoding helix-turn-helix transcriptional regulator, producing the protein MNHVREFRKNMGLSQLELAKSIGVSRQTINMIENNKYNPTLELCLNLAKALNTDLNSLFWDGNKV; encoded by the coding sequence ATGAATCATGTCAGGGAATTTAGAAAAAATATGGGGCTTTCGCAACTAGAACTCGCAAAATCTATTGGTGTTTCCCGACAGACCATTAACATGATCGAAAATAACAAATATAACCCAACACTGGAGCTCTGTCTAAATCTAGCTAAGGCACTAAACACAGATCTTAACAGTCTCTTTTGGGATGGAAATAAGGTATAA
- a CDS encoding DUF3278 domain-containing protein: MNKETFTDKLIKRFYGITGPLDEQKRQQVDRMGNIAFVVLFFTLLCGNCIAFLIGFKYPELVARIYPILLLIIILLVSSILTYKLKISAVNAFDEEELTEKEKKQLKHVGLKSGLYFGISMFLGMPLVHFLVDNKDYLTELFSFRNMLSGIFEAILFGAIMQGLVNAGIKQAKSQAEKGDQ, from the coding sequence ATGAACAAAGAAACTTTCACTGACAAACTAATTAAACGTTTTTATGGTATCACAGGTCCTTTAGATGAACAAAAGCGCCAACAGGTTGATCGAATGGGTAACATAGCTTTCGTAGTTCTTTTCTTTACCTTACTTTGTGGTAATTGTATTGCCTTTCTTATAGGCTTTAAGTACCCTGAACTTGTGGCCCGTATTTATCCTATCCTCCTCTTGATTATCATTCTGTTAGTTAGCAGCATCCTTACTTATAAGTTAAAGATAAGTGCTGTTAATGCTTTTGACGAGGAAGAACTGACTGAGAAAGAGAAAAAACAACTTAAGCACGTGGGGCTTAAGTCAGGTTTATACTTTGGGATTAGCATGTTCTTAGGCATGCCCCTAGTTCACTTCTTAGTTGACAATAAAGACTATTTGACAGAATTATTCTCATTCCGTAATATGCTATCTGGCATTTTTGAAGCTATCCTTTTTGGGGCTATCATGCAGGGCTTGGTCAATGCTGGTATCAAACAAGCCAAATCTCAAGCTGAGAAAGGTGACCAATAA
- the smc gene encoding chromosome segregation protein SMC: protein MYLKSIEMQGFKSFADKTQVIFDKGVTAVVGPNGSGKSNITESLRWALGESSAKSLRGGKMPDVIFAGTEVRKALNYAEVAVTLDNSDGFIAGAGETIRVERHIYRNGDNDYLIDGRKVRLRDIHDLFMDTGLGRDSFSIISQGRVEAIFNAKPEERRAIFEEAAGVLKYKTRKKETESKLNQTQDNLDRLEDIIYELDGQVKPLEKQAVTAKRYLELDEERRQTQLNLLVHDIEVGKSDLTQTQEVLAEVKDKLTSYYEERHRLETENQELKQKRHQISEQISSDQQTLVDVTRLISDFERQIDLYTMESQQRSEKKEETEARLSELESLKTEAQASLDKVNQGQVELNAELDTIAQELTAIQKDLEQFSDDPDTLIERLREDYVGLMQEEAKISNSLTQVTHDMDSQTQALEAQAEEYKQAQADLLSAQEVASEAQKAYQAAQESLQNLLASYKEKAQTYQALDKDYQEAQKQMFDLMDYLKSKDARRQSLESIQKNHSNFYAGVKAVLQNAQSIQGIIGAVSEHLTFDTRYQTALEIAMGASGQNIIVEDEAAAKRSIDYLKRNRQGRATFLPLTTIKPRELNGQFAQSLANAPGFIGMASDLVTYEDRLSNIFQNLLGVTAIFDTIDNANKAARAVRFQVRMVTLDGSEIRPGGAFAGGTNKQNNSLFIKPELDALTAEINQIKAQLSDSEAKVEALKVKRKALQKALEDLKVDGENARLQEQKLGLEHQQALSDVEKNQALVDSFKQDSQGSEGANLQDKAEQLKAELAQIASKREAINDRIEAIKEDKDALGQQKQVLLDKQSELQLKERDLQAELRFAKTESNRLQADLSELMQESDSLKALLNNQVDEDQTDRLPHLQAQHKEAVQRKDDLEQALVRAKIQVQDYEGQLEDLEERLAKAGNRNEDLIRQQTRLEERESQISQSLRKFATQLAEDYQMTLEAAKGQASPLDNVEQTRQNLQGLERSIKALGPVNVDAIAQFEEVKQRLDFLNGQKDDLLEAKSLLLNTINDMDDEVKSRFKATFEAIRESFKQTFTQMFGGGSADLILTSDNLLEAGVEISVQPPGKKIQSLNLMSGGEKALSALALLFAIIRVKTIPFVILDEVEAALDEANVKRFGDYLNRFDKSSQFIVVTHRKGTMSAADSIYGVTMQESGVSKIVSVKLKDLDLD, encoded by the coding sequence ATGTATTTGAAATCGATTGAAATGCAGGGCTTTAAATCCTTTGCGGATAAGACGCAAGTCATCTTTGACAAGGGAGTAACAGCCGTTGTAGGTCCAAATGGATCGGGAAAATCAAATATTACAGAGAGTCTGCGCTGGGCACTGGGTGAATCATCTGCCAAGAGCTTGCGTGGGGGCAAGATGCCTGACGTTATTTTTGCAGGAACAGAGGTTCGTAAGGCTCTCAACTATGCGGAAGTAGCGGTCACACTTGATAACAGTGATGGCTTTATCGCGGGTGCTGGTGAAACAATTCGTGTGGAGCGACATATTTATCGAAACGGTGACAATGATTACTTGATTGATGGTCGTAAGGTTCGTCTACGTGATATTCATGACCTCTTCATGGATACAGGTCTCGGCCGTGATTCTTTTTCCATTATTTCTCAAGGTCGTGTTGAGGCTATTTTTAATGCCAAGCCTGAAGAGCGCCGTGCTATTTTCGAAGAAGCCGCAGGTGTTCTCAAATATAAAACACGTAAGAAAGAAACGGAAAGCAAGCTTAATCAAACCCAAGATAATCTTGATCGTTTGGAAGATATCATCTACGAGCTAGATGGTCAGGTTAAACCCCTTGAAAAACAAGCAGTCACAGCCAAACGTTACTTGGAATTAGATGAAGAGCGTAGACAGACACAGCTTAATCTTTTGGTCCATGATATTGAAGTTGGCAAATCTGACTTGACCCAAACGCAAGAAGTTTTGGCAGAGGTCAAGGACAAATTAACCAGCTACTATGAAGAACGTCATCGTTTAGAGACGGAGAACCAAGAACTCAAGCAAAAACGTCATCAAATTTCAGAACAAATTTCTTCTGACCAACAAACCTTAGTGGATGTCACACGACTTATTAGTGACTTTGAGCGTCAAATTGATCTTTATACCATGGAAAGTCAGCAGCGTTCAGAGAAAAAAGAAGAAACAGAAGCTCGTCTCAGTGAGCTAGAGAGTCTGAAAACAGAAGCACAAGCTTCGCTTGATAAGGTTAACCAAGGCCAAGTTGAATTGAATGCTGAATTGGATACTATTGCTCAGGAGCTGACTGCCATTCAAAAAGATCTGGAGCAATTTTCTGATGATCCAGATACACTTATTGAACGTTTACGTGAGGATTATGTTGGTCTGATGCAGGAGGAAGCCAAGATTTCCAACAGTTTGACCCAGGTCACCCACGACATGGACAGTCAGACTCAAGCGCTTGAGGCACAAGCTGAAGAATATAAACAAGCTCAAGCTGATTTGCTCTCCGCTCAGGAAGTGGCCAGCGAAGCCCAAAAAGCTTATCAAGCAGCCCAAGAGAGTCTTCAAAACCTCCTAGCTAGCTACAAAGAAAAGGCTCAGACTTATCAAGCTCTTGATAAGGACTACCAAGAGGCTCAAAAGCAGATGTTTGACCTCATGGATTATCTTAAAAGTAAAGATGCACGTCGTCAAAGTCTAGAATCTATCCAGAAAAATCATTCTAATTTCTATGCAGGGGTGAAGGCTGTCCTTCAAAATGCCCAATCCATTCAGGGAATTATTGGCGCAGTCAGTGAACACTTAACCTTTGACACGCGTTATCAGACGGCTCTTGAGATTGCTATGGGAGCTAGCGGGCAAAACATTATTGTTGAGGACGAAGCGGCTGCTAAGCGTTCGATTGACTACTTGAAACGAAATCGTCAGGGACGTGCGACCTTCTTGCCTTTGACCACTATTAAGCCACGTGAACTTAATGGACAATTTGCTCAAAGTCTTGCCAATGCACCAGGTTTTATAGGTATGGCTTCCGATTTGGTTACTTATGAGGACCGCTTATCTAATATTTTCCAAAACCTCCTTGGGGTTACGGCAATCTTTGATACCATTGACAATGCCAATAAGGCGGCTCGAGCGGTTCGTTTCCAAGTGCGTATGGTTACTCTTGATGGCTCTGAGATTCGTCCAGGTGGTGCCTTTGCTGGTGGTACCAACAAACAAAATAATAGTCTCTTTATCAAGCCTGAACTAGATGCATTGACTGCTGAAATTAACCAGATTAAGGCTCAATTAAGTGATAGTGAAGCCAAAGTTGAAGCCCTTAAGGTTAAACGTAAGGCTCTACAGAAAGCGCTAGAAGATCTTAAGGTAGATGGTGAGAATGCTCGTCTGCAAGAGCAAAAACTAGGCTTAGAACATCAACAAGCCTTGTCAGATGTAGAGAAAAATCAAGCCTTAGTAGATAGTTTCAAACAGGATTCTCAGGGATCTGAAGGTGCAAATCTGCAAGATAAGGCTGAGCAACTTAAAGCTGAGTTAGCACAAATTGCATCCAAGCGTGAGGCCATTAACGACCGTATTGAGGCAATTAAGGAAGATAAAGATGCTCTTGGTCAACAAAAACAGGTGCTCCTAGACAAGCAATCTGAACTTCAGTTGAAGGAACGTGACTTGCAGGCAGAATTGCGTTTTGCGAAGACAGAGAGCAATCGTCTTCAAGCTGACTTATCTGAGTTAATGCAAGAATCGGATAGTCTTAAGGCACTCCTTAACAACCAGGTTGATGAAGACCAAACTGACCGCCTTCCCCATCTGCAAGCACAGCATAAAGAGGCTGTTCAACGTAAAGACGATTTGGAACAAGCTCTTGTCCGTGCCAAGATTCAGGTGCAAGATTACGAAGGTCAGTTGGAGGATTTGGAGGAGCGTTTGGCAAAAGCTGGCAATCGTAACGAGGATTTGATTCGTCAACAGACTCGCTTGGAAGAACGTGAAAGTCAGATTAGTCAATCACTTCGTAAGTTTGCGACTCAGTTGGCTGAAGATTACCAGATGACGCTTGAAGCAGCCAAAGGTCAGGCTAGCCCTCTTGACAATGTCGAACAAACTCGCCAGAATCTGCAAGGTCTTGAGCGTTCGATTAAAGCTTTGGGGCCAGTCAATGTGGATGCTATTGCCCAATTTGAAGAGGTTAAGCAACGTCTAGATTTCTTGAACGGCCAAAAGGATGATTTGCTCGAAGCCAAGAGTCTCCTTCTGAATACCATTAATGACATGGATGATGAAGTGAAATCACGCTTTAAAGCAACCTTTGAGGCTATCCGAGAAAGCTTTAAACAAACCTTTACGCAGATGTTCGGTGGAGGTTCAGCTGACTTGATTTTGACCTCAGACAATCTCCTAGAGGCTGGAGTAGAAATTTCAGTTCAGCCACCAGGTAAGAAAATTCAATCACTTAACCTTATGTCAGGTGGCGAGAAAGCCTTGTCAGCTTTGGCCCTTCTCTTTGCCATCATTCGTGTTAAGACTATTCCATTTGTTATCCTAGACGAAGTAGAAGCGGCTTTGGATGAAGCCAATGTTAAACGCTTCGGTGACTACCTTAATCGTTTTGACAAGTCAAGTCAATTTATCGTAGTTACCCACCGTAAGGGAACCATGTCTGCAGCAGACTCTATTTATGGAGTAACCATGCAGGAGTCAGGTGTCTCGAAAATCGTTTCAGTCAAACTGAAAGACCTTGATTTAGACTAA
- the rnc gene encoding ribonuclease III, with protein MNQLEQKLEQDFGIVFSQKDLLETAFTHTSYANEHRLLNISHNERLEFLGDAALQLVISVYLYNRYPNKPEGEMSKMRSTIVREESLAGFTKACGFEQYIRLGKGEEKSGGRERATILGDLWEAFLGALYLDQGLPAVEKFLNQVMIPQVEKGNFDRVTDYKTALQERLQVNGTVDITYTVIDESGPAHAKEFTMQVAVDGKELSTGLGKSKKLAEQAAAKAALEQLGN; from the coding sequence ATGAATCAACTTGAACAAAAACTTGAACAGGATTTTGGTATTGTTTTTAGCCAAAAAGACCTCTTAGAAACAGCATTTACCCATACCTCATATGCCAATGAGCACCGCCTCCTAAACATTTCACATAATGAACGTTTGGAATTTTTAGGAGACGCGGCTCTGCAATTAGTCATTTCCGTTTATCTTTACAATCGCTACCCTAACAAGCCAGAGGGGGAAATGTCTAAGATGCGTAGTACTATCGTTCGTGAAGAAAGTTTGGCAGGTTTTACAAAGGCTTGCGGATTCGAGCAGTATATTCGTCTTGGTAAAGGAGAAGAAAAATCCGGTGGACGTGAACGTGCCACTATCCTAGGTGACCTCTGGGAGGCCTTCCTCGGTGCCCTTTATCTGGATCAAGGCTTGCCTGCTGTTGAGAAATTCTTGAATCAGGTCATGATTCCTCAGGTTGAAAAGGGGAACTTTGACCGCGTCACGGACTATAAGACAGCCTTGCAAGAGCGTCTTCAGGTCAATGGTACGGTTGATATTACTTATACTGTTATCGACGAGTCTGGACCAGCTCATGCCAAAGAATTTACTATGCAGGTAGCTGTTGATGGTAAGGAACTCAGCACAGGTCTTGGAAAATCTAAGAAATTAGCTGAACAGGCAGCGGCAAAGGCTGCCCTTGAACAACTAGGAAATTAA